Genomic DNA from Fimbriimonas ginsengisoli Gsoil 348:
TGGGTCTATTCGGGGCTACCGGCCTTTCGCTGGCGCTTACCATCGCTCTGGCGGCGGCGCTCTATCGATTCTATGAGATGCCGTTCCTGCGTCTAAAAGCCCACTTCGCCCGAGTGCAATCAAGGCCGTAACCTCCATCGTGGCACGGGCGGCTCGCCCATGGGTAGCAGGGGCGGCCCGCCCCTGTACAGCGGCCTAAAGGTCGACCCGAACCCGAGGCTGGATGTTGGGAACCGGCAGCAGCCGCTCGTCGCGCCGCATCGGCGTCGCCGGATTGGAAAGAAGCTGGGCGATCCGCCGCTCCGCTTCATTTACATATTCCTCGAGTTGCCGGTCCATGTCCCGGCGCATCTCTTCCATGTCGTCGAGCAGGCGCAGGATGAGCTCGACCCCCGCCAGGTTGACCCCCATCTCCTGCGTCAGACGCTGGATTCGACGCACCCGGCGGATGTCGTTTTCACTGTAAAGCCGGTTCTTTGCGCCGGCGCGAGAGGGAATCACCAGCCCAAGCCGCTCGTACTGCCGCAACGTTTGAGGGTGCACGTTGCAGAGCGACGCCGCCACCCCGATCATGTACACCGGTTGATTGTCCGTTCTCACGCACTCACCTTATCGAGCTCCGCGATCTGCTTGAGCAGCTCCCGCTCCTTCAGGGACGGATGCTTGGGGACGGAAATCTTGACCTTCGCCATGAGGTCTCCTCGTCCTCCGTTGAGGCGCGCGATCCCCTGCCCGCCAAGTCGGAAGACTTGGCCGCTCTGCGTCCCTTCCGGGATTTTCATGGTGACCGACGAACGTAGAGTGGGCACCCTGATCTCGCCGCCCAGGGCCGCCGTGGCATAGTTCACCGGCACCTCGACCTCGAGCTGCTCTCCCTTGGGAGCGAACTGCGGATGCTCGGCCCACTTGATGACGACGTACAGATCCCCTGCCTTACCGTTGGCCCCTGCCGCCCCTTTCCCCGGAACTCGCAACTTCTTGCCGTCCGAAATCCCCGCCGGAATCTTCACCTCCACCTTCTTGGTGGTCGGAACCGTTGAGATGCCGTTTGGCGTTCGCTTGGCATCCATCGTCTGGTAAGTCAGCGTCCGTTTCGATCCTTGGTCGATCTCCTCCAAGGGGATCTCCACAACCTTCTCGACGTCGCGTGGTTGGGACGATTCGAGGTCCTGGAAATCGATGCCGCCCCCGCGCCGGCCGCCGAAGAACTGTTCGAAGATCGTTTCGAATCCGCCTCCTCCGCCGATGTGGAAGCCGCCCGCGTCTTCGAAATCGCCACCCGCGCCCGGAGCGCCGCCGAAATTCTGGGCATGCTCCCAGTTGCTGCCGTACTGATCGTAAAGCTTCCGCTTCTCGGGATCGCCGACGACGTCGTACGCCTCGCTGATCTCCTTAAACTTGGCTTCCGCCGACTTATCGTTCGGATTCACATCCGGGTGATACTTCCGAGCGAGCTTGCGGTAGGCGGACTTGATGTCCTTTTCCTCGGCCCCTTTGGACACTCCCAATACGTCGTAATAGTTCTTCGCCATGACACCTAACCGCTCAATGACATGAGTATATAACGCTCAAGCCTTCCGAAAAGTTTCAGAATTTACGGCCCCGTCGAACACTGCTAAAATCCTTTCTGGGAACAGATGCAGGAACTTTTCATCGTGCGCCTGTTCGGCTCGCCCGAGGTGCTTTTGAATGGGAAGCCGATGCGGCGCTTGCGTAGCCGCAAGGGAATCTCTCTGCTGGCGCATCTGGCCTTGAAGTCACCCGCCGAGGTTTCCCGGGACTGGCTTTGCGAGGCGCTTTGGCCCGACAGTCCACCCGAGCAGGGAAGACTTAGCCTCCGTCAGAGCTTGGTCGACTTGCGCAAAGCGCTGGCAGACCAGGCGGAGCGGATCGAGTCGCCGTCGGGGCGATCCCTTCGATTTTGCTCCGACGACACTTACGTAGATGTCAAGAGATTCGAGGAGCTCATCGCCTCCGGCGAGCCTGGGCCGAGTGAGCTGAATGAGCTCGAGGCGATTTACCGCGGCCCGTTGATCGCCGACTGGTTCGAGCCGTCGTTGCTGAACGAACGAGACGCCTTTCAGGCCGCCTACGTCAAGTATCTCTCCCGCTACGCCAAGCGATCGCTAGAGGCCGCCGACTACGAGACCGCGATCCGCTGTTTGCGCGACGCCTCCGCGGCGGCTCCCCTGCAGGAATCGCTGCACCGAAAGTTGATGACGGCTCTGGCCGATTCCGGCAATGTGAGCGAGGCGGTCCAGGTTTTCATCCGCGCGAAGGCAAACTTGAGGGAGCGGCTCGGTTTGGAGCCGGATCCACAGACAGTAGCGCTTTACCAAGCACTCTTGCAGTCGATGCCGCCTTCGCCCGCTGTGACGGTTCGGACGGAGCGACAAGACCGAATTCCACGACCGCTTACGCCACTGGTTGGCCGGGAAGAGGAGGTTACGCAGATCCTGAATCTGCTCGCGGAGCGACCGCTCGTAACGATCACCGGCCCCGGCGGGGTGGGCAAGAGCCGAACCTCGGCGGAGGTGGCGCGTCTCGCCGCCGAATCGTCCGCGTTTCCGGATGGCGTCCAAGTCGTGTCGCTCGAGGACGTGGTGAATCCGGACCTCGTCGCCGACCACCTCGTTCGCAACCTTGGGGTTGCCGACAAAAACATGCCGTCGGCCTCGCTCGCCCTGCGTCGGCACCTGGGCAACAAACGCGCGCTTCTCGTGCTGGATAACTGCGAGCACGTGCTTGCCTCGGCCAACAAGATCGTGGAAGGGCTTCTCCGCGACTGTCATGGCCTCAAGATCCTTGCCGCGTCTCGCGAGCCTCTTTCGCTCAACGGGGAACAGGTATTTCCGATATCTCCTCTGCGGTTTTCCGGGGACGGGGCCCCGATCCAGGAGATCCGCACCTCGCCGGCCACGGATCTATTCTTTCAGCGCGCCCGCTTGGTCCAGCCGGGGCTGAGGTCCGACGACGAGAATGTCCGATGGGCGGCCAAGATTTGCCGGGCGCTCGACGGCATCCCCCTTGCCATCGAGCTCGCCGCGGCCCGGCTCAACATTCTGCCGATCGCCGAGGTGAGCCAGCGGATGGAGAATCGCCTGAGCTTGCTCCAGAGTTCCGAACGGAGCCGGCATCCGCGGCACAAGACGATGGAGGCGGCGATCGATGCCAGCTACCAACTTCTGAACGAGGAAGAAAAGCAGGCGTTCCGACAGTTGAGCGTTTTTGAGGGCGGCTTTACGCTCGAATCGGCCGGGGCGGTTTTGGAGGGAAAGGATCCCCTGGCGGTCGTCTCGAGGCTGATCGACACATCGTTGGTCTATGTTCAGGAGGACCATTTTTCGCCGGTGCGGTACTCGATGTACTCGACCCTTCGCGAGTTCGGCCTCGGGCGCCTTACCGAAAGCGGCGAATTGGAGAGCACGCGCCGGCGGCACGCCGACGAAATGATCCGCTTGACCACGGAGATGCGCGACCGGCTGGTGACTGCGGAGCAGGAGCATGCCGTTGAGCGGTTGCGGTCAGAGCGCGGGAATTGGAGCTCGGCGCTCAAGCACTGTCCCGACAACGACCGGTTCGTGCGGCTCGTTCACCTGCTCGTCCGCTTCTGGCTGTATACCGCTTCGTTACGGGAGGCGAAACGGTGGTTGGACGCGACCTTCCTCCGCTCAGAGGGAGCGGATGCAAAACTGATGGCCTGGATTTACTCCCACGCGTGCGCGATCGCCAACGCGAGGGACGAATCGCGGGAGGGGATTGAACTCGCGAAGGAGGCAATCCGGCGGGCCAAGGAGCTTGGCGAGCGCGATGTGCTGACGGCGGCACTCGGCAATATCGGCATGGCTTATCGAGCGGTCGGCGACTATGAGTCGGCTTACCGAGCGCTTGCGGAGTCGATCGAGCAGTGCGACGGCACCGAGCCTCCGATCATCGTAGCGCGGGCGTACGCGAATCTCGGCCGTACGGCAACGGACGCCGGCCGCTACGACGCCGCCGAAGAGCATTTTCGCCGCTCGTTCAGCATGTGCCCCGCGGCGGACAGCCCTCGGGACTACTTGTTCGCTCTCCAGGGCTACGCCTGGGCCAAAATCGTTCGTGGCTCGCCCGAAGCCGCGAAGCCGCTCCTCGCCGAGGCGCTGCACCGGTTGAGAGGGCTGGACGACGCGTACCTGCTCTCCTGGGTGTTCATATCGCTGGGGTCGATATGCACGGTCGAGCGTCGCTACCCGGACGCTGCCATATGTAAACAGATCGTGCGACAACTGGAAGCCTCACTCGGCTTCGAGGTCTCGTATAACGCCGAGGAGCGCTTGCTGGCCGAGGCCGAGCTAATCGCGACCGAACTGGGCCCAGCAAAGTTAGCCCAAATCGCCGAGCAAACAAAGGCCTGGTCGACCGACGTGGCGATCGATTACGGACTGAGGGCTTGTTCGCTAAGCAGTGGGTAATCCGGGACAACCCCGTATGGTGAGGTCATGTTGGCCTGGTTCGTTTGTGGGTTACCATTCGCGCTTTCCGCCGGGGCTGTAGGGCAGTCCAAGTCAGATCTGCTCCCAGATACGCCCGCCAATCACTGGGTATATGAGGCGATTTCGGATCTCAAGAGCCAAGGACTGGTAATGGGCTATCCCGACGGGCTGGGACTCAAGGTCCGAGCGGACAGCCGATATGACAAAGCGGTAGCCGTCAACGCCGCTTACCTTACCGTTCACTATTTCATTGCACATATAATCCGCACCAACGAATTAGTGGCGGCGTTTGCTGGGCCACCGAACGCACTTGCACCAATGAAAGAATCGGTGGTTACTCTCGCTTCTGACGTGAGATACCTTAGAAAGGGAGCGGCAAGGAATTACAAGGAACTCCACGAGCTCATTCCCTTCTTCAAAGTTGAGCTGGAAGGAATTGGGGCTGACCCGGCACAATTGTCCGCCCAAGTCGATCGCGACCTCGGTATGTTGCGATCACTTCGGTTGGCAAAGGTTGGGGAGGCAACGCAGCAGTTCCCCGACGTGCCGGCGGATCACTGGGCTGCCCATGCGGTTCGTAATCTGCGAGCGAACGGAGTTCTTCGTGGTTACGAGACCGGAAAATCTGGAAACCTCTTCCAAGGTCGTTGAACCTCTTGCGCTCGGAGTGCAAACGAATCGTTACCTAGACTCACGCTTCATCGCTTAATCTCCCGAATCGGACCGGTGAATCGCCACCGGTGGCTCTCAAGGATCGCGTGGTGGCGTAGCGTCAGGCGGATCTCTGGGACGACCATCGAGTTTCCAACCCGATGGAAGGTGATGGAAGAGGGGATGTTGACCGCAGGCCGACTCACCTGCCGATTGTCCGAAACGTTCCGATTTCTCCGTTCGACATCGCTCTTCATGCCCGGATCGCTGAACATGGCGGTCGGATTCATGAGCCAAAGATCCACCTTCCCGTCAACCGGGTGGGCCGGTGAGCCGGAGAGATGAACCGATTCAAACTCGTTGGGTTCCGTCCGGTAGTAAAGCGAGAATCGTTCCGCCGGGCCATCGGTATCCACGATGGCATTCGCGTCCAGGTGTTCTTTGGGCGGAGGCAAAAATGTAATCCGAACGCCGGACGGGGTTCGATATGTTTGCGTTCCGGTCGGAACCGCTGCTAGCCAAAGCCGTGACCGACGGCCAGGGTTGGGAACGAGCCTGACATCCTTCAACACAATCGACTCGTCGGCCTCCCGATAGCGTTGAACCGTCCCTACTATCGAAGCGGCGCGCTGGCCGGATAGAAGCGGCACGCGAGACGTGTCGTCTAAGGTCGCCCTCCCGTTCTTAAACTCTGCGATGACTCCTGACGACGACCGAACGCTTGGAATGCTGGATAGGAGCAGATTGTCCACGGATAGGTCCCAGAGGTCGTGGGGGCGCTGCGTAATCGTCGCTTCCAAGTGGGTTCTCAGCACCTCATGCCCTTGCCGTTGGAACCATCCATTTGTTAATTTCAGACCCTTACCCGTAAAGGTGGGGGGTAGCCCTTCCACCGTCGGCGTCGCGGTATTTCGCGCTTGCCCTTGTGCCAACGAAATTGCGGCGGCAACGGTCAAAACGATAAAGATCGGCATCCCCATCATCGTACAACGGTAGTCAGATTTCGATAAGCGTTCGGTCGCTTGGAACTGAGAGACGGAAACTCCACCTAGCCCTAGAGGGTTCTTTATGAAGCATCCGATTGGGTGAAGTATGTTTGAGAGGGACGAAGGCGTTGAAGCACATTTCAACTGAACTCGCGGGAATCTTGGTAAGCACTCCGGATACATTGCATGGAGCGGTTCGCTTCGAAGGTACACGAGTGTTTGCCCACCAGCTTTTCGACTACCTCCTCACGGGGAAACGCTCGACACATTCCTCGAAGGTTTCGAAGGAGTGTCACGGGAGCAAGCGGAAGCGGTAATGAATTGGGGACTGCTTCGAATCCACGAAGATCTAGAGACAGCCGCTTGAATCTGCTCGCTGGGATACTCCCATCTGTTGTTTTTGGAGAGATCGTGGTTCTCGGGCAAGAGGATTTTTAAGGCGAAAACGCTCACTCCCCTGTCGCACGGGGGAATTTGACTTCGCAGACGGTCCAGCCGAGGACGTTTGACATCTTAAAGCGGCCCCCGAGGGCGCGCGCGAGGTTATCGACGATTTTGAGGCCGAGGTGGCTTGCGACGGTGGGATCGAACCCTTCGGGCAGCGGGTCGCCGCTGTTCGAGACCCAGACGGAGAGTTCGTCGTTCTTCTCCTCCACGTTCACGTGGATCTCGCCGTTGGGGGTCGTGTTGAATCCGTGCTCGAGGGCGTTTTGAACGAGTTCGTTGAGAACCAGGGCCATCTGCGTCGCCTGAGCGATCGGAAGCTTGACGTCGACGCCGCGGACCTCGAAGGAGATGTGCTTGTCGGGCAGCATCAACGAGCTCTGGTGATGGTGCACGAGGTTCTCGGCGATCGATCGAATGCCGACGTGGTCCAAGTCTTCCCGGCTTAGAAGGTCGTGGACAGCGGCGATTGCCAGGATGCGGGAGAGACAGTCGTTCAGCGCCTCTTCCAGGGTTCGGTAGCCGCTGTGGCGCATCTGCAGGCGGAGAAGGGAAGCGACCTGCTGGAGGTTGTTCTTCACCCGGTGATGCATCTCCTGCATCAGCGTGTTTCGCACCTGGAGTTTCGAGTGTTCGATCGACACCGCGGCTTGTTTGGCGAGAGTTTCGAGCGCCTTGATCTCGTCGGTGGGGAACTCTCGAACTTCGCTGGTGTAGCAGCTTAGGACGCCGATCGGCCGCTCTTGCAGCTCCATCGGGACGCAGATCATCGAGCGCAGCCCCTGCTCCACCGCGAGGTCGTGCCCGATGTAGTCTTCTTCCACCTGTACGTCGCGTACGATCACTGGACGGCGTTCGTCGATCGCCCGTCCGGCGATCGACTCGCCGAGCTTGATCGCCCGTTTTCTCTGGTATGCCTTGGCGGGGGCTTGAGTGGCGCGCAACACGAGCTCGCCCCGATTCTCATCCAGCAGCCGGACCGTGCAGACGCGGTAGTTGAATTGCTGCGCGGTGACGTTGACCAGTAGTTGGAGGATCTCCTCCACGTAGGGGCTGGTGGCAATCGTCTTGGAGACTTCGCTAAGGGCCCCGAGACGGTTCATTTGGGCCCCCATTTGATATACGTTGTTAAAGCCCTTGAGCACGTTGGCGGTGGTTTCCGCGAGCTCCTCCATCCGTGCTTTCTGGCTGGCGGTCGGCTTCCACGGGCACGACTTACGGAGCATCAGAACCCCTAGCGCCTGGCCGCTTCGGGGAGGGAGCGGCAAGACGGCGATCGACACGCAGCCAGCCTCGTCCGCGCCCGGGTGCCGGGCGTAGCGAGGGTCCTGAGTGGCGTCGCGGTGGACGAAGATCGGCTCGTTGGTGACCAGCGCTTGGCCCGTAAGACCGATCCCTTTGCCCAGCTTTAGGCGGTTCGTCTGTTCGGGAAACTGGGTGCTTGCCTTGAGGACGAGCCCGTCCCCGGGCTCGCGAAACAGGATATCGCAGGAATCGGCGCCGGTTCCGCGGCGCCAAGTCGCGGCGACCTCGTTTAACAGCTCGTCCTTTGACCCGACTTGCGCCAGTGCGGCCACCAGCTCTCCAACGATGGCGTCCACGTCTTTACTCCTCGTCGAACGGTCCGATCGCGGTCGTGCTTACCAGTTCTTCCTTAAGGATCTTGTTGGCAAGCGCGACGATCGCATCGTTGGTAACCGCGTTGATCTTCGTTAGGGTTTCATCGATCGGAATATCTCGGCCATGGTTGAGCTCATTGCGGCTCATCCGCATCATTCGTCCGCTCATCCCTTCCAGCGCGAGCACCATATTGCCGCTTAGGTTCCGTTTCGTGCGTCCGAGCTCATCGTCGTCCAGGCCGGAAGCCATGACCTTGTCGAACTCGATCCGGACGAGCTCCTGGACCAGCGGCCACTGCTCGAGGCTGGTGCCGCCGTAGACGGCATAGGCGCCGCCGGCGCCGTAGTTAAGGGTGTAGCTGCCGACCGAGTAGACGAGGCCGCGCTTCTCCCGAATTTCCTGGAAAATGCGGCTCGACATGCTCCCCCCGAGGGCGGCGTCGAGGACCACCATGGTGTACAGGTCGTCGTCGTAAATGGAGGTGCCATCGGTGCCGATGCAGAAATGGACCTGCTCGACATCCTTGCTCTCGAGGGAGATCCGTTTCGTTCCGGAGGGCCGGGTCGGCTGAGCGTCCTGGGAGGTGTGCGGGATCTTTCCCAGTGTTTCGCGGGCGGCATCCAAGACGACCTGGGGGTCGATATTTCCCGCCACAGATAGAAGAACGTTCTCTGCGCGGTACCGGCGGTCCATATAAGCCTTGATATTCTCGCGGGTGAACGAGCTCACCGATTCGGGAGTGCCGATGATCGGCCGGCCGAGGGGATGGTCGCCCCACCGGTTGTGCAGATGGAGGTCGTGGACGTGGTCGCCCGGCTCGTCCTCGCTTCGCTTGATCTCTTCGAGGACCACTCCCTGTTCCCGCTTCAGCTCGTCGGGATCGATCAGAGAGTGGAGCATCATGTCGCTTAGGACATCCACTCCGTTCGCCACGTCGTCGGCGAGGACGCGGCAGTAGTAGCAGGTCGCTTCCTTGTCGGTAAAGGCGTTCAGCGAGCCGCCACGACCTTCGATCGATTCGGCGATCTCTTTAGCGGTGCGGCGCTCCGTCCCCTTGAAGAGCATGTGTTCGATCAAGTGGGTAATGCCTGCCTCGGATTCGTGCTCATGGCGGCTGCCGGTGCGGCACCAAAGGCCGATGGCGGCCGACTTCACATGCCCGACTGGCTCGACCAAGACGCGGACGCCGTTGTCGAGGACGAATTTCTGTATATCGCTCATAAGGGGTTGCTGAGTTTAAGGGAGAGGGCTCCCAATCTGTCGACCGCGATGTGCACCTCGTCGCCCGGTTCTAGTACGACTGGCTCGCCATCCGTTTCCGTTATAGGCCCAAACGCGAAGATGTCGCCGGTCCGCAAGGTGCAAGTCTGGCTGGCGAAGCTGATCGCCTGGGCGAAAGTGAATGGAATGTCCCCGGTGCTGCCTCGCTGGCGTTCGACGCCGTTAACTCGAAGTACCGAGCTTAGGGCGTGGCGCCGTCCGAACTGGGCGGTTTCCACCTCATCTTCGAGCTCGTCCGGAGTAGTGAGGACGGGGCCGATCGCGGCGCCGAGATCGTGGGACCGGCCGATCGCGCTCGCGGCGAGGTCGGCCCGCTCTTCGGTCCGGTCGACGAGCATCGATAGGAGGGTGAAGCCGAGGATCAGGTCATCGGCGTCCGCAAGGTCTACCCGGTACGCGTCGGCGACGATCACGGCGGCGATCATCGGCAGGATGCCCATCTCCACCGTCGACTCGGGCGGGTTGATCAACTGGCTTGCGCCGACGAGCGAACCGGGATTGCCATAGAAGAATCGAGGCTCCGAAGCGTCGACGAATTCGTTTAGATCTGTGCGGAAGATACGTAGGCTGGGGGCGTGCGGAATCGGTGAAAGGGGGCGAACGGCTTCCGCCTCGTGCACGGCCACGGCCTGAGCGCCATCCGTCTCGTAGATCTTGCCGCTGTACACCATCCCGGACCGGGCTTGGCCCGGAGAGCTCTTTAGCTCAAAGCGGCACAATTTCACTTCGAGAGAATACCTGGGGGGAGGGCGTTGGGGCGTTAGGCGCTGAGCGTTAGGCGGTTGGCGGTGGAAATGTCCAAAAGCTAACAACGCCCAACGCCCACCGCCTAACGCGCCCCTAATTTCTTGCCGCTTTTTGTTTGCTCCACGAAGCTGGTATCTACCCGTTTGACATGCACCGTAAGTTCAGGTAGGATGCCCATTACCACGAGCAAGGAGAAAGCTTAGGAGAACCCATGCCCCTCAAGATTTTGGTCTGCGACGACGAGCGCCACATTGTGCGCCTGATCCAGGTGAACCTGGAGCGCCAGGGGTACGTGGTGATCACCGCGTTTGACGGTAAGGAGGGCCTTGAAAAGGTTCGATCCGAGAAGCCCGACCTGTGCGTTCTGGACGTCATGATGCCGTACATGGACGGTTTCGAGGTCCTGAAGAACATCCGTAAGGATCCGGAGACGGAAAACCTGCCGGTGATCATGCTTACCGCCAAGGCCCAGGACAAGGACGTGTTCGAGGGCTATCACTACGGCGCCGACATGTACCTCACCAAACCGTTCAACCCGATGGAGCTAGTCACCTTCGTGAAACGCATCGCCGCCGGCAGCTCCGACCCGGCGGGCGGCGGCAAGCGCTACGACCTGTAGAGAGCCACCGGCATCGATAAAAAGGGATGAGCGGATTTTCGCTCATCCCTTTTTTTGATGCCTTCGGAGCCTTCGGAGCCTTCGGAGCCTTCGGAGCCTTCGGAGCCTTCGGAGCCTTCGGAGCCTTCGGAGCCTTCGGAGCCTTCGGAGCCTTCGGAGCCTTCGGAGCCTTCGGAGCCTTCGGAGCCTTCGGAGCCTTCGGAGCCTTCGGAGCCTTCGGAGCCTTCGGAGCCTTCGGAGCCTTCGGAAGTATTTTGCATTACCCTAAATCTCCCACGCTCCGATAGCTCCGAAGCGAAGCGCTGCTCCGAACGCTCCCCGCGAAGCGGGCTCCGATGGCTCCCCGCTACGCCCAGCTCTTCGACAGGTCGACTTCCGCGGCAACCACCGCTTTTTTCTCGTATCTCGAGGTGGCGATGTGCTCTTTGAGGGCGGCTTCGTATGCAGCGGCATCGAGTGGGATGTCGATGGTTCGGTCGGTCCAGGCGGAGAAGAGCATGGCGTTGGCTAGCTCTACCGAGTGGATCCCCTCGGGAGCGGGGGCTAGGAGCGGTTTGCCATCGAGGATGGCGTCGACGAAGTTTTGAACCATTTCGACGTGCTGGCCGCCGTACCCGTCGACCTCAATCTCAGTGACGCTCGTTGGAACCGACGCGAAAGACTCCGGCGACGTCTCGAGAACCTCTCGGACGGACTGATTCGTCCGGGTGAACAGGATCTTCCCGTCTTCGTAGACCAACTTTCCGCGGTCCCCGACGATCTCGAGGCGGTTGGTGCCGGGCGCTTCGCCGGTCGTGGTCACGAAGACGCCGGTTGCGCCGTTCGGATACTCGAGGTATGCCGTAACCTCGTCTTCGACTTCGATATCGTGGTATTTGCCCCACCCACAGTAGGCGCGGACGCGGCTTGGCATGCCGCAGATCCACTGGAACAGGTCGAGGTTGTGCGGGCACTGGTTGAGTAGCACGCCACCCCCCTCACCCCGCCACGTGGCCCGCCAGCCGCCGCTGGCGTAGTAGGTGGCGGTCCGGAACCAGTTGGTGATGATCCAGTTGGTGCGCTGGATCTCCCCAAGTTCGCCGCTTCGCACGACGCGCCGGATCTCTTGGTAGTGGGGGTCGGTTCGCTGGTTGAACATTGCTCCGAAAACCAAGTTGGTCTTCGCGTGGGCGTCGATCATCCGCTGGGCATCCGCTTTGTGAACGGCGACCGGTTTCTCGGTAAGGACATGGACGCCGTTCTCAAACGCATCGATCGCGATGGTCGTGTGGTCGTAGTGAGGCACCGCGATCAGGACGGCATCGATATCGCCGCTCCGGATCATTTCCCGGCTGTCGCCGAATTGCTTGAACTGCGGATATTTCGCGAGCTTCGCCTCATCGATATCGCAGACAGCGGTGAGTTCGCACCGCTGAACCTTCGACATTTGGGCCACATGCCCCGATCCCATATTTCCCAAACCGACAACACCGAGTCGAACCATGGAGTTCATCTTATCCCGGTTGGCGGTTGACGATTGACGAACCGGAATTCGGGGAATCGTCAATCGCCAATTGTCGATCGAAAGGTTGACTAGTCCACCGACTGCGTAAAGACGGCCTTGATGACTTCGTCGGGGGTGGTCCAGCCGCTCATCACTTTGTCGCGGCCATCCTCGAGCATCGTGCGATACCCCTGCTTTCGCGCGGCGGCCGTGAGCTCGGCGAAGTTTTCGCCTCGCGCGATCGCGGCGCGGAACTCGGGGGTGCCCAGCACCAGCTCGAATACTCCGATTCGGCCTTTAAAGCCGGTACCACGGCAATCCTGGCAACCCGCCCCCTTTCCGAACCGTCCAGTGGAGAGCTCTTCCGCGGTGAACTTGAGCGTGTCGATCTCGTCTTCGGTCGGCTTGTAAGGCTGGCGGCACTTGGGACAGTTCAGACGAACCAGACGCTGGGCAAGGATTCCGACCAAAACGCCCGCGATCAGGTACGGCTCGGCGTTCATGTCGACCATACGGCCGATCGTTTCCACGGCGTTGTTCGTGTGGAGCGTGCTCATGACGAGGTGGCCGGTAAGGCCGGCCTGGATGCCGATACCGAGCGACTCGGCGTCGCGCATTTCACCGACGAGCATCACGTCCGGGTCTTGCCGCAAGAAGGTGCGCATGACCTTGGGAAACGTCATTCGCTCCGTGACCTGCACCTGGGCGATGTATTTGTCGTACTCGTATTCGATCG
This window encodes:
- a CDS encoding response regulator transcription factor; translated protein: MPLKILVCDDERHIVRLIQVNLERQGYVVITAFDGKEGLEKVRSEKPDLCVLDVMMPYMDGFEVLKNIRKDPETENLPVIMLTAKAQDKDVFEGYHYGADMYLTKPFNPMELVTFVKRIAAGSSDPAGGGKRYDL
- a CDS encoding fumarylacetoacetate hydrolase family protein; this encodes MKLCRFELKSSPGQARSGMVYSGKIYETDGAQAVAVHEAEAVRPLSPIPHAPSLRIFRTDLNEFVDASEPRFFYGNPGSLVGASQLINPPESTVEMGILPMIAAVIVADAYRVDLADADDLILGFTLLSMLVDRTEERADLAASAIGRSHDLGAAIGPVLTTPDELEDEVETAQFGRRHALSSVLRVNGVERQRGSTGDIPFTFAQAISFASQTCTLRTGDIFAFGPITETDGEPVVLEPGDEVHIAVDRLGALSLKLSNPL
- a CDS encoding Gfo/Idh/MocA family protein: MTIPRIPVRQSSTANRDKMNSMVRLGVVGLGNMGSGHVAQMSKVQRCELTAVCDIDEAKLAKYPQFKQFGDSREMIRSGDIDAVLIAVPHYDHTTIAIDAFENGVHVLTEKPVAVHKADAQRMIDAHAKTNLVFGAMFNQRTDPHYQEIRRVVRSGELGEIQRTNWIITNWFRTATYYASGGWRATWRGEGGGVLLNQCPHNLDLFQWICGMPSRVRAYCGWGKYHDIEVEDEVTAYLEYPNGATGVFVTTTGEAPGTNRLEIVGDRGKLVYEDGKILFTRTNQSVREVLETSPESFASVPTSVTEIEVDGYGGQHVEMVQNFVDAILDGKPLLAPAPEGIHSVELANAMLFSAWTDRTIDIPLDAAAYEAALKEHIATSRYEKKAVVAAEVDLSKSWA